One Streptomyces sp. ML-6 genomic region harbors:
- a CDS encoding LacI family DNA-binding transcriptional regulator has product MTARQVTIEEVARAAGVSRQTVSNALNAPHRLREATLARVTAAIDELGYRPDQSARSLRTGTRKVIGYPAPADNPADPNPLMGGFLQALVTAADEVGHRILLFRSDPQQGVGAVARSFNDLIAARQVDGFILSDVIHDDPRVDVLAEAGFPFAAFGRTAPGRPQNWVDIDSAAATAALVELLLDQGHRRICYLNSAASLPWLADRRAGFLRAAAAAPDGAFEVGVPEDDPAALSHAVQRLLSGSDRPTALVCASDWLALTAYQAVRAANLAVGADIAVTGFNDIPLCTMLQPALTSARLPLAVIARALVDRLVTAVEDPTAAPSSGLLLPAEPVVRDSTPGR; this is encoded by the coding sequence ATGACCGCTCGACAGGTGACCATCGAGGAGGTCGCGCGTGCGGCCGGAGTGTCCCGACAAACCGTCTCGAACGCCCTCAACGCCCCCCACCGGCTGCGCGAGGCGACCCTCGCCCGGGTCACCGCCGCCATCGACGAACTCGGCTACCGGCCCGACCAGTCCGCCCGCAGCCTGCGCACCGGCACCCGCAAGGTCATCGGCTACCCCGCCCCCGCCGACAACCCCGCCGACCCCAACCCCCTGATGGGCGGCTTCCTGCAGGCGCTGGTGACCGCCGCCGACGAGGTCGGACACCGCATCCTGCTGTTCCGTTCCGACCCCCAGCAGGGCGTCGGAGCGGTCGCCAGGTCCTTCAACGACTTGATCGCGGCCCGTCAGGTCGACGGGTTCATCCTCTCCGACGTCATACACGACGACCCCCGCGTGGACGTGCTCGCCGAGGCCGGTTTCCCGTTCGCGGCCTTCGGCCGGACCGCCCCCGGCCGCCCGCAGAACTGGGTGGACATCGACTCCGCCGCCGCCACCGCCGCCCTGGTGGAGCTGCTGCTCGACCAGGGCCACCGGCGGATCTGCTACCTCAACTCCGCCGCGTCCCTGCCCTGGCTCGCCGACCGCCGGGCCGGCTTCCTGCGGGCCGCGGCCGCCGCCCCGGACGGGGCCTTCGAGGTCGGCGTCCCCGAGGACGACCCGGCCGCGCTCTCCCACGCGGTGCAGCGCCTGCTCAGCGGTTCCGACCGGCCCACCGCCCTGGTCTGCGCGAGCGACTGGCTCGCCCTGACCGCCTACCAGGCCGTCCGTGCCGCAAACCTCGCCGTCGGCGCGGACATCGCCGTCACCGGCTTCAACGACATTCCGCTGTGCACGATGCTCCAGCCCGCCCTCACCAGCGCGCGGCTGCCCCTGGCCGTCATCGCCCGGGCCCTCGTCGACCGGCTGGTCACCGCCGTCGAGGACCCCACCGCCGCTCCGTCGAGCGGGCTGCTGCTGCCGGCGGAGCCGGTCGTGCGCGACAGTACGCCGGGCCGGTAG
- a CDS encoding glycoside hydrolase family 36 protein — protein sequence MTTENASAPASAPATVPAEPDVGPQQFVPVWRPNTPVRETFGTVVHRQLVTGLSLSTGVPLDVHLTGFGCDRLDIVVTPGGDGAALIEVRAAAAATVRAEWRVPCLGATAYWTPDTSASRWLPPSWIAPRTVSLAKGAPVVSLVGNDDRALCTAAAAEVFAPLRIDGGVVEETNEFAFTVEQALTPDGPPLRLRIDIGGRHFAATLREVTDWWAEGLDHPGVAPAARMPAYSTWYSLHQNVDTAVVERQAALAAGIGCDSIIVDDGWQTADRTRGYGHCGDWEPNPVAFPDFAGHVAEVHRTGLAYLLWYALPFIGRHNDAWDRFKGMILREEPSMDAAVLDPRHPEVRAHLIEKISRAVEQWDMDGLKLDFIDRFAVADPPPAPDGADHATVHEGLRRLLADLDARLRRTRPDVIVEHRQPYVGPGLWPYATMVRATDCPLSPAENRQRTVDCRLTAGPLAVHADMITWNADERPEDVAVHLVNALFAVPQVSVDLDTQTPDQLATLRFWLGVSRRYVDVLQLGTLEPARPDLGYPQVRAHDRTTTVVARYAPLPVALPDRNAADGPQTLLVANADGDPTVILSAPRPEKVLVRIQDCRGEILSDTVLDLVAGVNPVTVPTGGLLTLTREH from the coding sequence ATGACCACCGAGAACGCGTCCGCGCCCGCGTCGGCTCCCGCGACCGTGCCCGCCGAGCCGGACGTCGGCCCGCAGCAGTTCGTCCCGGTGTGGCGCCCGAACACACCGGTCCGGGAAACCTTCGGCACCGTCGTCCACCGGCAGCTCGTCACCGGCCTGTCCCTCTCCACCGGCGTCCCGCTCGACGTCCACCTCACCGGGTTCGGCTGCGACCGGCTGGACATCGTCGTCACCCCGGGCGGCGACGGTGCGGCCCTGATCGAGGTCCGGGCGGCGGCCGCGGCCACCGTCCGCGCCGAATGGCGGGTCCCCTGCCTCGGGGCCACCGCCTACTGGACCCCGGACACCAGCGCCTCCCGCTGGCTGCCGCCGTCCTGGATCGCCCCCCGTACCGTCTCGCTCGCCAAGGGCGCTCCCGTCGTCAGCCTGGTCGGCAACGACGACCGCGCCCTGTGCACCGCCGCCGCGGCCGAGGTCTTCGCCCCCCTGCGCATCGACGGCGGGGTGGTGGAGGAGACCAACGAGTTCGCCTTCACCGTCGAGCAGGCCCTCACCCCGGACGGTCCGCCGCTGCGGCTGCGGATCGACATCGGCGGCCGGCACTTCGCCGCCACCCTGCGGGAGGTCACCGACTGGTGGGCCGAGGGCCTGGACCACCCCGGCGTCGCCCCCGCCGCCCGGATGCCCGCCTACTCCACCTGGTACAGCCTCCACCAGAACGTCGACACCGCCGTCGTCGAACGCCAGGCCGCCCTCGCCGCGGGCATCGGCTGCGACAGCATCATCGTCGACGACGGCTGGCAGACCGCCGACCGCACCCGCGGCTACGGCCACTGCGGCGACTGGGAACCCAACCCGGTGGCCTTCCCCGACTTCGCGGGCCACGTCGCCGAGGTCCACCGCACCGGCCTCGCCTACCTCCTGTGGTACGCGCTGCCGTTCATCGGCCGGCACAACGACGCCTGGGACCGCTTCAAGGGCATGATCCTGCGCGAGGAACCCAGCATGGACGCGGCCGTGCTCGACCCCCGCCATCCCGAGGTCCGCGCCCACCTGATCGAGAAGATCTCCCGCGCCGTCGAGCAGTGGGACATGGACGGCCTGAAGCTCGACTTCATCGACCGTTTCGCCGTCGCCGACCCGCCGCCCGCCCCGGACGGCGCCGACCACGCCACCGTCCACGAGGGCCTGCGCCGGCTGCTCGCCGACCTCGACGCCCGGCTGCGCCGCACCCGGCCCGACGTGATCGTCGAGCACCGCCAGCCGTACGTCGGCCCCGGGCTGTGGCCGTACGCCACCATGGTCCGCGCCACCGACTGCCCGCTCAGCCCCGCCGAGAACCGGCAGCGCACCGTCGACTGCCGCCTCACCGCGGGCCCGCTCGCCGTGCACGCCGACATGATCACGTGGAACGCCGACGAGCGGCCCGAGGACGTCGCCGTCCACCTCGTCAACGCCCTGTTCGCGGTGCCACAGGTCTCCGTCGACCTCGACACCCAGACCCCCGACCAGCTCGCCACCCTGCGCTTCTGGCTCGGCGTCTCCCGCCGGTACGTCGACGTCCTCCAGCTCGGCACCCTGGAACCCGCGCGTCCGGACCTGGGCTACCCCCAGGTCCGCGCCCACGACCGCACCACCACCGTGGTCGCCCGCTACGCGCCGCTGCCCGTCGCCCTTCCGGACCGGAACGCCGCGGACGGCCCGCAGACCCTGCTCGTCGCCAACGCGGACGGCGACCCCACGGTGATCCTGTCCGCCCCCCGGCCGGAAAAAGTGCTCGTCCGCATTCAGGACTGCCGGGGTGAGATCCTGTCCGATACCGTGCTCGACCTCGTCGCCGGGGTGAACCCGGTGACCGTACCGACAGGTGGCCTGCTCACCCTGACCCGCGAGCACTGA
- a CDS encoding DUF983 domain-containing protein — MPDNITDSGPRHTWIASLISTVVTLPLAFLALVYSMFSPMACDSCSEADADRFDASFGPAWTVSCCGLLLSLVILVASWAFTRRRPPTAIALAVAAPATVFFTWVAFMTLINWP, encoded by the coding sequence ATGCCCGACAACATCACGGACAGCGGCCCCCGCCACACCTGGATCGCCTCGCTGATCTCCACGGTCGTCACGCTCCCCCTCGCGTTCCTCGCCCTGGTGTACAGCATGTTTTCGCCGATGGCCTGCGACTCCTGCTCGGAGGCGGATGCCGACCGCTTCGACGCCTCCTTCGGCCCGGCCTGGACGGTCTCCTGCTGCGGCCTGCTGCTGTCCCTGGTCATCCTGGTGGCGAGCTGGGCGTTCACCAGGCGCAGGCCGCCGACCGCGATCGCCCTCGCCGTGGCCGCACCCGCCACCGTGTTCTTCACCTGGGTCGCCTTCATGACCCTGATCAACTGGCCCTGA